ttgttaaaatttgcaccagcagttatgtcaatgaagtgatcataaccctgatccttaccactaccaccagattcttcttgacccagaagagcagtgttaccgaatgaataatcatcaacggttttccctgactcttgtaacttccttttctggtccaactccctttcgtaggtcaggagtcgaccatggagttgggtcaaggtcagatccttgaactcgggtgaatttcgggtgacaaacgctattgtgtcccatttatctggcagtgacctgaggaacctgctgttttgagttgagtttgtaaaagtggttttaacaagcctcagttcactgatgagacaactgaaccgctcaaattgttgcatcagtgattcacctttaacatgacaaaatgtttcatactgttggttcaggatttccctattgttttctatgacctcttcggtacctccaaactgttccttaagcgcgtcccacaactctttggcattgtcacaatgtaacaatccagcatatatttcgttgggcagcgctgatgctatgatacttaatgctttagcatctagttcaaacttttgataatccgtttcagtataattttcaacaggttttggaacttgttttttagcatcttcagcgcttggcactgtaggaacatgaggaccaaagatgacagacttccaacaacctgtgctttgttgagcgaggatgtgacccatcctcctctgccagatgtggtactcatttctttttagcataggtggtttaaagagagaaccaatgttgtttttatcgtcctgagattgtgacgtcattcttgttgttttacaggtactgagaaatcaactttagtggtgattaatccttactctgtttttcaacgacgaacaaacgatcagtatcaactgttttgagctgaactatttacgtcaaaatgattgttaaatcaaatttgactgtccaagctctgataccaattgttggatctgagtttctttttgattgtattttgtgtttgaagttaagatgaatatggatgagttgtgcagcggaattaaaatgaaaacaaactttgcatacaatcaaatgagagtaatactttaatcaaacatcttttacacaatgaaccgaatgattgaatttaatttcaacaacgattacaaagatagatgtatgaatgcaaactccccctcagcccgagctcagtagtttgttcgtgcaaagaagacgaatgatgtaaagagctaatagaacagtacaaagtactgaactatttataggcacttgcaaactactgagcatctttgctgacgtcaccatgaaagtgacatctaacctcctaacaaactctaacctctgatctatacagacactgcttgtgttaactactgctaatacattctattacaaaacagactttagaacagctgctgcaaccttctactgctgtgaacccagcagcacttgtccggatcagcagtgcttgactcaaggcagtagattgaatcagcaggactttagtcttccatcagatctttagttgagcagcagttatgagtcagcagtttggtaagatcagcagataggaggtcatcagtagttgtaatcactttcaaggggagagatttgtatatcagcatctgcttattcagaatccactgttctgatccagttttggctttaattatctgttcctctgatagggttcaatcccaacagtaaCCTCTTGATTTTAGCTCTCCTATGATCTCTTGCGGGCTGCATGTTTTCTGTTTAAAAACCACTTCGTTCCTTTCTTTCCATATGCACCAACACGCTATCATAGCCAACCCATATATGATCTTCTCTTCCTTCTTACTCCGATTACTGAACTTGTGGATTTCTAAAATGTCTTTAAACTCAAAAAAGTAAAGTGGCGTAAAGTTACACCAAATACTGAAAGCCGCCCACACCCTCAGAGCTACCGAGCAAGCGGTGAACAAATGCTCCACCGATTCCTCGGCATCATCGCAAAAAGGGCACATCACCGAAGTTATGTCAACGTTCCTTCTTCTTAAGTTTACTCTAGTAGGGAGCCTATCCAGATTGCCTCGC
This is a stretch of genomic DNA from Helianthus annuus cultivar XRQ/B chromosome 16, HanXRQr2.0-SUNRISE, whole genome shotgun sequence. It encodes these proteins:
- the LOC118488170 gene encoding uncharacterized protein LOC118488170, translated to METGSGNGNFNWHWSSQPETEEELKEWKECCEVLSRVSLSNGKDAWFWNGDSQNGFSVKEVKLAMITDRGNCHPPNFAWCKWVPVKCNIMIWRGNLDRLPTRVNLRRRNVDITSVMCPFCDDAEESVEHLFTACSVALRVWAAFSIWCNFTPLYFFEFKDILEIHKFSNRSKKEEKIIYGLAMIACWCIWKERNEVVFKQKTCSPQEIIGELKSRGYCWD